The proteins below come from a single Jaculus jaculus isolate mJacJac1 chromosome X, mJacJac1.mat.Y.cur, whole genome shotgun sequence genomic window:
- the Nono gene encoding non-POU domain-containing octamer-binding protein, whose protein sequence is MQSNKTFNLEKQNHTPRKHHQHHHQPHHQQQQQQPPPPPIPANGQQASSQNEGLTIDLKNFRKPGEKTFTQRSRLFVGNLPPDITEEEMRKLFEKYGKAGEVFIHKDKGFGFIRLETRTLAEIAKVELDNMPLRGKQLRVRFACHSASLTVRNLPQYVSNELLEEAFSVFGQVERAVVIVDDRGRPSGKGIVEFSGKPAARKALDRCSEGSFLLTTFPRPVTVEPMDQLDDEEGLPEKLVIKNQQFHKEREQPPRFAQPGSFEYEYAMRWKALIEMEKQQQDQVDRNIKEAREKLEMEMEAARHEHQVMLMRQDLMRRQEELRRMEELHNQEVQKRKQLELRQEEERRRREEEMRRQQEEMMRRQQEGFKGTFPDAREQEIRMGQMAMGGAMGINNRGAMPPAPVPTGTPAPPGPATMMPDGTLGLTPPTTERFGQAATMEGIGAIGGTPPAFNRAAPGTEFAPNKRRRY, encoded by the exons ATGCAGAGCAATAAGACTTTTAACTTGGAAAAGCAGAACCATACTCCAAGGAAGCACCATCAACACCACCACCAGccacaccaccagcagcagcagcagcagccaccaccacccccaataCCTGCAAATGGGCAGCAGGCCAGCAGCCAAA ATGAAGGCTTGACTATTGACCTGAAGAATTTTAGGAAACCAGGAGAGAAGACCTTCACCCAACGTAGCCGTCTGTTTGTGGGCAATCTTCCCCCTGACATCACTGAGGAGGAAATGAGGAAACTATTTGAGAAATATGGGAAGGCAGGGGAAGTTTTCATTCACAAGGATAAAGGCTTTGGCTTTATTCGCTTG gAAACAAGAACCCTAGCAGAAATTGCTAAAGTGGAGCTAGACAATATGCCGCTCCGTGGAAAGCAGCTGCGTGTGCGCTTTGCCTGCCATAGCGCATCCCTTACAGTTCGCAATCTTCCTCAGTACGTGTCCAACGAACTGTTGGAAGAAGCCTTTTCTGTGTTTGGCCAGGTTGAAAGGGCTGTTGTTATTGTGGATGACCGAGGAAGGCCCTCAGGCAAAGGCATTGTTGAGTTCTCAGGGAAGCCAGCTGCTCGGAAAGCTCTTGACAGATGCAGTGAAGGCTCCTTCCTGCTAACCAC ATTTCCTCGCCCTGTGACTGTGGAGCCCATGGACCAGCTAGATGATGAAGAGGGACTTCCAGAGAAACTGGTTATTAAAAACCAACAATTTCACAA GGAGCGAGAGCAGCCACCCAGATTTGCACAGCCTGGCTCCTTTGAGTATGAGTATGCCATGCGCTGGAAAGCACTCATTGAgatggagaagcagcagcaggatcAGGTGGACCGTAACATCAAGGAAGCTCGTGAGAAGCTGGAAATGGAGATGGAAGCAGCTCGCCATGAGCACCAGGTCATGCTAATGAGGCAGG ACTTGATGAGGCGCCAAGAAGAACTTAGGAGAATGGAAGAGCTGCATAACCAAGAAGTTCAGAAGCGAAAGCAGCTGGAACTCAG GCAGGAGGAGGAGCGCAGGCGCCGTGAGGAAGAAATGCGACGGCAACAAGAAGAAATGATGCGACGACAGCAGGAAGGATTCAAGGGAACCTTCCCTGATGCG agagagcaagagatacgGATGGGCCAAATGGCTATGGGAG GTGCTATGGGAATAAACAATAGAGGCGCTATGCCTCCTGCTCCTGTGCCAACTGGTACTCCAGCTCCTCCAGGACCTGCCACTATGATGCCGGATGGAACCTTGGGATTG ACTCCACCAACAACTGAACGTTTTGGCCAAGCTGCTACAATGGAAGGAATTGGGGCAATTGGTGGAACTCCTCCTGCATTCAACCGTGCAGCTCCTGGAACCGAATTTGCTCCAAACAAACGTCGCAGATACTAA